AAGAATTGTCTGGTGTAATGGTGTAGGTTCATAACGCACTCATTTCCACGCACTAACGTTTTCCTCAAGTTCACGTAGTCTTCGGCCTTTCTTCTTCCGACAATGGTTACTTTTTcatatgtttcatttttcctttgcttcccTGAGCTTTTAGTATTCACTTACGCTATGCCGCGTTATGTGCTCATCACGCGTTCTGTTCCGTCACATCTTTGCATTCAACCTTGTCAGACCAACCACATTTGGTCTTTCCACGAAGTGAACTCAAGACTTTTTAGACACAGTTCCTAATACATGTTTTAGGATGCGCCATCCTCTCGCTCGCACTGATCTCTCCGTTTACTGGTCTGTATGTCTCACTTTATATAGCATCGTTGGCAACGAACCTGTCGTTAAAAATTGTCAAAATATGTATGCTTTGTTGGCTCAATCCAGCTGGTTTGTTTGttagtttgtgttttcgtAACAATGGTACCATGCAGGgacattttatatttttaagtTTTCACAAAACCTgtgttttcatatttttataatCCCACACAAACACGGCCGCTCATTCCAATTTCCTCTCGTTGAATTACgctgtttctgtttcattaATCTACTGCATGTTTTGAATCACGCGTAGCACAgtattagttttttttatttttgatcCTCCCGTCTTAACAAGTTGCTTCCCTGCCTATTATCCATTGCAAACAAGTGTCTTTTTCCCTCACCAGTTTCTACAGAGCGTATTATCTCTATACATTTGTtgtaattattattatgttaaATGATTTGAATGGTTGTCCTTCATCGCTAACGAGAActttttttctcaattttaTCCCAATTTATCCTGTGTCACGTTCTGTACGATCTTTTGATGCTCTCGACTGCCCCGTCCTATCTCGACCATCGTACGGCCATATGATGGTAAAAATAGGACACCGTTCATGAATGGGGGCACCGTTCACCGCCCAAGGCGCACCACTCTAGTTAATTAAACTTTATTTGTTACCCTCACTATACATAACTTTGCCCAGCAGCACGCCCACGATGCACATGAAAACGGCAAGTATAGCACACGGCAAGACCATGGCTTCCCCCTGCTGTTGGTTATCGGTCAACGGAGGTGGTGAGTACGTATTTTGAAAATGAACGGGCGCAACAGCCGCAGttctagcagcagcaactagaCCTGGCTCCTTGGCCCTACCGTCAACCTGCAAACGAAGTTGTAGTATTTGTTCCTGaaaccaaaaagaaagcaaTGGGATTTAAAAGATGCGATGTTTCTTCGAGAATGGCAACGATAATTCAGAGACAATTGATTCAGTTCAGTGGTACCCTGAAAGCAAACCAATCCAAATGCAATGGAATTTGGTGTCGTTATTCCATATTGTTTCAACAagatttaaaaattattatattatttaatttcttaaTAGTGACATTTTATGATCTATAATAaatcttttcgaaaacgaaTTTCAAAAACTATTTTACCACATAATAAAAGCATTTTTAACGTCTTTTAAAAGGTATGTTTCGAAGGTTACCAATATTTTCAGTCTAAGTTTAAGATTTATACCCACCTTCAACTGCAGATTTTCCTGGCGTAAAGCACGTTCATCTTCTTTTAGTTTCTTAAACGCTCTTAGAAGTGAGCTATCTTCATCCACTAGTTCTTCTTCGTTTTGACTACAGAAATTGCCGAGTTTCATCTGACTTGGAAACGTTCCAGTTGTTTCATTACGCTCCACTACAGCTGtagtagaaaaataaatactcGTCAAAAAGATGAACTGTAGAaccaacgaaagaaaacacttACTATTAGATGCTGATGCGCTATTAATCGGAACAGATGCATTCGGTGCCGGCTGGTTCGGTTCTAGAGGACAATCGAACACGCATCGCAGCTTCGAATCCATTAATTTTTCCGGAAACTTCTTCCATAGATCCTCCAAATTGATTTCTTCATCATCTGGCTTTACCATCGACTGTACCATAAACTTGtgcttgtttttttcattcgaaTCGAAAATGAATGGTTGCAGAACGACTATGATgtagacaaaaaaaatcagttatTACAGGCTCTAGTATTCAGTAAGCATCGATAAGAGTAACAACTTACTAGCAATTTCTTGGGATTCACGTGGTTCCAGTAAGCCCGAGTTTGGCCGCACACAGTACTTTTTCGGGGCGGtggttttgattttaaaataaatgtcgTGATCGGTTGGGTTCGTAAGGCGCATATACGAAGCCACCGCAGTTCTGAATGGTCCTAAAAATTGTAAAGAATCGCGTTGATGATGAGTAATTATGAAAATTTGGTTTCTTTCACACCGTCCGCATAACAATATGGTTTTTGGCGACACTTATTTTGATTGAAGATGTAGTATTTCGATGACGTTGGATGTTGATTGTCCTTTAGGTTTGAATTACTAGAATAGGCAGGGGAGAGGGATGAAGGATCCGCAAAACAGCAAATTGATCGCAGCAATCATCAACTATGGActtgtttttttgccttgttttttattatccttttttcACATCCACTTACAACGCTCACGAAAGAGCAATGTAAAGGAACTTAAACGGCCCGCTAGTTATTTCTaatacttgttttttttttgtaaaggATAGATAATTTCTATAAAAACTAATATCATTAAAAGCGTATATATGTAAATTTGTATGACatatttgttgcaaaaaataCGTATACATTTGATAAACACCTATATACATACAATCCTGTAATTACTAGTAAAAAAACCGTCATTTGACGGATATTTATCCGCAACAATGACTATCGCTTCTTAGGATAGGGTGTGTTAATGCACAACACGCAAGCTGATAGATATCAAAGTCCACTACCTTCCCCTTCCGTTCGCCGGATCACTCCTGCATTATCATACTCGACCAAAAAGCCGCGACCACCAAACTTTCCCATTGTTCATTGTTTATGGGAAAAAAATGTGTCTATAATGCATGAAGTGATAGTCGTGGAACCAAGGGAATAGGAATCAGTCTGCAATGATCCTGCGGGATTTGTGTCCAGCGCTTTACGCAACGCCAGCGCCATTATGGAAGAGCACGCCGCTTTGTAGCCCACATTGGTGTTTGCCtataaaaacggaaaatatcTTACCCTGGAACTTGAGCTCGTTTGCCGGTTCAATAATTAATAGTTGAGCAGGCTTCGCCATGTTTGAAGCAGTTGGAAAGGCCTCGCAGAACACAAGCACTGTGGCACAGACAATAATGTTCGATATTCCGCTTTTTTTCTGAAACCTCCTTTTCCGCGTCACGATCTCATTTAAAGTTACCAAGCCTTCGTTGAGCTTACAATGGCCAGCGACAGGGACGGCCCCGTTTTGCAGGGCACTACGAAAACACTGAacagaaaatattatttttacacgAGAAAAGATTGTTCAACAAACTCACGCAGCGCTGCGCTGACTGCTGAAATATTTGCTGGTTGGCAGTCGCTAACAGGGCTGCCAAATTAGTTTTCCTCTCGcgccttttctttctttcttacGTTTTCCAATCAGCATGATGGGATGGCAGGGTTGCACACTGTAAGTTaataccgaaaccgaacctaTCAATACTAAAGATAGTTGTTCGCCCGCATCGCCGCACAAACAACAGGAACGGCCCGTTGTGCACCGCACTAAGAAAACACTGAacagaaaatattatttttacacgACAAAAGGCTCTTCAACAAACTCAAGCTGCCGCTAACAGGGCTGCCAAATTAGTTTTCCTCTCGcgccttttctttctttcttacGTTTTCCAATCAGCATGATGGGATGGCAGGGTTGCGCACTGTAAGTTAATGCCAGACGTTTCAATACTAAAGGCAGTTGCTCACTCACATCGACGCACAGTGGCTTTAGAAACACCAGGTAACGGTCAATCGTAGTCTGTTAGTTCGTttgaaaccaaacaaaaacatgaacAATGTAGCGACAACCTTATTCGGCGTGTTGTATACAACTAAGTCGCCATGCAGTGGTATTTATGATGACGGAGACagttgtttatatttttaatgaGTTTTTAATGAACTGTAGAATGTTGACTAAGCATCACTAAACTTTTCCTTACGCCAAGGTGCGTCATAACGGCCGGGTAAATGTCTTTATACAATACGCATTCACTGGTTACTGGCGCAGTATTATCCTACTATTTGTGATTGAGAAAATTTCACTCGTAGCAATCGTGTCTTTCACAgactttcactttcacgatCAACCGTAAAGGATTTAAAAAATCCGCATCTCCAACTCGACGGGGTAAGATTTAGATTCGCGGCAATCTAGAGTGATGTTTAACCCTGTATGCTTTGCAGCTGACGGGAACAGTTATCAATAACTACGTTGCGATGTTGGATAGGTTTATTGTTTGATTACATGCAAAATTCTGCGACAAAAATGTCACTGCTATGCAATACTGGCGATTGGTTTACCTTGGGACAAGGAAATGCGTTCaggtaaaacaaataaaagaacCGATTAGAGATCACTCTTCCGGCGCTTATCGGTATGACTAAGTTATTAATTCTTGTTTTAGAAAAATCGAACTGTACGCGATGGAATGGCCACCGAACGTCAATCTGGATAACATGATGGTTCACGCCGCAGCATATGGAGGGCCGATTGTCGTAATGAAAGATCCGAAATCGTTCATTAAGATAGAGAGTGGAATAAGTGCCAGACCGATGATCTTATATATATTCAACTGTGTGGGCAAACTTCTTTCGTCGATCAATGTAATATCAGACCTCTTTTAGAGAGTAACAAATGTCTTTTTTTGGCTTGCATTGACCCTTATCCTGACCCGGTGCTATATTTTAGTGGGATTGCGGTGTTCTTGTTAGAATTGGATGGTCAGATGCGGAAGAGTTGGTTGCCGTGCAGGACGACGGCACCATCTTCATCTATGACATGTTCGGTAACTTTGTACACAAATTTAGTATCAGTAAGGACGTGACCGACATAATCGATGCACGCATTTTCACCTCCGCCTCCGGCACTGGCGTAGCCGTACTGACTGCAAGTTTGAAAATCTACGTACTGAATAACATTAAGGACCCAAAGTACCGGCCTTTGTCCGATTTGCTAAGTATGTTCATCGGAGGCTACTTGCTACATACATTGTGCGACGAAAACCCATTCATGAAACCATTAACCTTCTTTATTTCTGCAGACTTTTCCGCCGGACTTACTTGCTGGGAGGTAATTTCGAGAGACCGCACCACAGTCTGTTTAATAGGAGGTCATGGGCACGACGTAACAATTGCTCGGTATGGCGATACTACACTCACTGCAATTCCGGTGACAATGAAAACCGAGTTCAAAACGATCACGGCCATGTGTGCGTCTTTCGATCATCAGCACTTAGCACTATACACCAGCTCCGGCTGCCTTTGGATGGGATCCTCTGatctaaaacaaaaatattgcgAGTTTACAACGGGAAGAACTGAAAAACCTCACCAATTGGCTTGGTGCATTGACGGGAGTGCTGTGTGCGAATCGCAGGCAATGATCATTAGCTTCTCAAATCTCATAATGATTGTAGGTGCAACGGGAGAGTCTAGCGTTTACACGTATGATTCATCCCTGTCACTTGTCCAAGAAATGGACAGCGTGCGTGTACTGAGTAGCACCAGTCACGAATTAATTCAAAAAGTACCGAATAGTACAAGCAAAATTTTTGGCATCAACATCTCCGAACCAGCGAGCTTTCTGTTCGAGGCACACCGGAAGTTTCGGGAACGAAGCCACCAGTCAGACGAGTATTTATGCCTGATTCAAAGCAAGCTAGCAGTCGCCGTTGCCGATTGTATTGAAGCGGCTGGGCACGAGTATGATACGGGCACACAGAAAAGCTTGATTAGAGCCGCATACTTTGGAAAGAGCTTTCTCAACGGGTACAACTGCGATGACTATATTCGCATGTGCAAAACTCTCAAAGTGCTCAACGTGCTTCGTGATCCGAACGTTGCGATTCCCATCACCATTCGACAGTGCGTTATCGTGTACCTCAACCAAATTCTTTtggaaattatgtttttactTACAATTAAATATTGCAGATTCTATCACTTGCAGCCGATTATTACGCTAGATCGGCTGGTGTTTCGCAAGTACTACGGACTCGCAATTCACATCGCCAAGTATCTGAACATTTTAGAGAAACGCATTCTTGAGCACTGGGCGTTCCAGAAGATTGCACAGGATAAAAGTATAAAACGGGAGAACCGATTTAATATATCTCTGGGGGAAAAGATgaatatgttttaattaacaaaGTTCCTTTTTCCTGTAGACGATGATGAAGTGGCGCGAAAAATTGCTGCAAAATTTTCGAGCGCCGATCTGCAAGAAACGATGTCCTTCGCTAACGTTGCTGAAAAGGCACAGCAACTAGGTAAAATTAAACTAGCAATTACGGTATGTAATGCAAGAACATGCCATGAATGGTGGTATCAAACTGCTCAAGGAACGCATATTAATTCAATCGAATGGCTTTTCTACCAGTTGCTCGAGTTGGAGGCGAAAAAGAAGCTGCAGGTGCCGCTACTACTGAAGCTAGGTGCTAGCGAGAAAGCTCTCATTGCAGCCACACAATCCGGTGATATTGATCTCATCTATATGGCTTTGCTAGAGATGAAAAACACAACAGCGCTGGCGAAGTTTCACATGACGATACGACGTTATCCACTGGCTCAAAATCTTTACAAAAAGTATTGCCAGCTTAACAGTTTGTCCACACTCAAGGATATTTATTCACAAGAGGACGAATTCCTCGCACAAGCTGAAATAACGCTACGAGAAGCACTTCAGCTTGGTAACTTAGATGCAACCATTCCAGACGTTAGTGCCAACTACCGACGAGCGGGTAAGTTAATTGAAGCAGAACTAAGCGAGGACACGAAGAAGTTGATCAAGCACCAGAAGCTGCTCAACGATAAGCATCAGAAGGAGTTCCATGGATTATCTCTGCACGTGACGGTACGCAAGCTACTGCAGCTCGGTGATGTGCGATACgcagaaaaattgaaaaatgagtTCAAAATGCCCGATAAACGCTACTGGTGGGTTAGAGTGCAAACGCTAGCGGAAAACTTTCAATGGGAGGAGTTGGAAAAAATTTCAAAGTCTAAGAAAAGCTTGATCGGCTACGAACCATTCGTGGAAGTTTGTCTTCGTCAGTTGAATGTTGCCGAGGCGAAAAAATATTTACCTCGGTGtagcgaagaaaacaaattaaaatggtACCTACGTGCCGGGTAAGTTATAGAGAACAATAATCTTTTCATTTTACTATACTTACTTATTATAAATCTGTTGTTAAAATTCTCTATCCGCATATTgcttttgtttgtaaatattcaatttgaaatttaCTTTGGATCACATTTTTTCAAATCAAAGTAATATTGAACATTCAAATAATGTTCATATTTTTCATAACAATCTTCTTTATTTACGCATGCttattttctttccagttGCTATGTTGAAGCGGCGAACATAGCATTCGCACAAAAGGATATCGATAGTTTGCTGAAAATCTATGATTACTGCACGAGCGACTCATCACTCATGTCCACGTTGGAAAGCATGATAGGCCAATTGTCAAAGAAGTAATGCCAAGTTGACGCAAATAATTCTTCAATCAAACAAAGTTCCAACAATTGAATTTCTTTGTTGTATGTTATGAAATATGCTGACGGTGAAATAATATCAGCCAAAGATTACACGATTTGTTGGACTaaaattattctttttttatatttgaaCCATCATAGTCAATTGAAATAAAGATCAAATTCCTGATGAATGTATTGATTAAGCATATACAGCAAAAACGTATTATGATTTACGAGTAAAACTTACTACTTTATAGTTTGTCAAATTTCCATTCTTTCTATGTTGTCATTTTGTACTGTTGTATAACATCGAAgagaattttaattataaaaaaGGGGCAGATTTTGCATTTGGTAAAAGTCCTGATGCctaaaaattgttttttcgCTATACAGTGTTGTGTTCATAAAGACAATTTATGATATTATACATATATCAGCTTACTCTGAGTacgaaaaatataatattacGAAGGAATTACTTTCCACCGATCATTAACGTATTAATATGCaagttgtaaataaaaatgtataaaaaaaatttcgTTCAAACCTTCATCCTTCGTTCGCCAATGCTAAGAAAATTTTACTAGCTTCTCTTACTTCACCTGTTAACTTTAACCAATTGTACTATTCGCTGGTTCCAAATTAAGTTTACAAAACGGCTTGTTGGATTAATTCGAAAGTTTATTTACGGGCTTGATGAATTATGTCTAAAGTACGAAACAATAATTTGTTGATTAATAAGCGATGTAACAAAATGCATTTTACGTcttaaaaacatattttaaaatgtagAAATTATATAAGCGGTTAAGCTTACCCCTACTTTCTAGATTTCTTTCCCGATGCATCGATAGATAAATGGTAATAGCACAATATTTGACCATTTTTTGGTACCAATTGTTGTTTGTATTCCCAAAACTGACGATGATCACGACGAAGGTTTCTAGAGTAGCGCTAGCTTCATGACCGCCTTTCGCCACTGTTTGCATTCTTTCTGCAGCCGCCGTTCATCATACGACAGCTTCTGATGTTGCACGTTCAGTTCGTCTGCCTCCTGCTCAAGCTTATTTTCGCGATCCTTACGATTGATACGGGATTTGCGTGATGCTTCATTGTTCTTATCACGCTGCTCCCGATATCGCCAGTCTGCCTCACTTAGATGCTGATACTCTGTCCGATCACGCACGGCCCCGGTCGTTTTTGGCGGTCGTCCTCGCCTCTTCGTGGGCTTTGTGCTGAACGAAACGTCAGAACTAGAATCTCCGTAGGTGGACGAAGCTGACGAAAGAGACCCGTTGAGTGTGTCGTCGTGTGGATTAGGCAAAGAATTATCATCCACGATGCTGGACGTTAGCTGGCTCAGGGTTTCGATAGTCAGTAGTTGGAAAATATGTGGTTTCGTTGCGTCTTGTTTCTTATTCGGCATAAGGGTGTCGGAAGTGCCTCGGCCACCGGAGGATGCCGGCAACTGCAACTGTTGAAATACTGATAGAGGGCGTATATTGGTTTTCTTCTCTATgatcgtctctctctctccggcggCAAGGTTGCATGTATTTAGCTGTAACAAATTCTTATGAAGtgaaaaaacgaaataaacaaCATCAAATTAGAAATCTATTGCTCAAATGCTTCactattttaatttttttatagaaatGGGTGGAAAAGGGTCTTTGTTCTGCACTGTTAAACTTACCTCATTGGTGGACGGGTCGATAAATGACAAAAGATCAAACTTTTCGTCCTCCAAATCAAGAATGTCGTTGGTTAGATCAGGTGTATTGAGGGCAACTGGCGGATTCCCAGTGACTCCGCATAGCTGAAGGGAAAGATTATGGTTGATAGATGGTTGTTTCGGCACCACAGCACTAACGTTTCCTTTAAGCGCTGCGCTATGTTTACCACCGGGCTTCACTCTGTCTGAAGGAAGAATGCTTGCAGTGCCGATTACAGTTTTTGTGGTCATAGCAGCATCCGCCATTGTCGGGGTAGTAGTGTTTATGGAAGTAGCGATTGTAATGCTTTCTTCTGATTTTTCGGATAACGCCATTTGCTTGTTAGTACTAATTTTATTGTGTAGTGTCAACGAGCAATTGTCGGACCTACAGTCATCGAACGGCATAAGAATCAAAGAATCGGTTGCGCTCTGTGGCCGTGGCATCTTCGCAATCGAGGGTCCTGCGATAGTACTTTCATCAGAATGCGTCTCCCGACACCGTTTGATTGTAGAGTAGTTGTGATCGCATTGCGAGTGGTTTGTGACCGCAGGTGATTCGACATCGAGTGGTTGAGTCCCGTCATCAATGAAGTGCGAAATGTGTATAATATGTTGAGCTTGATCTAAACTGTGCTCGAAAGCCGTGTCCTGCAGTTTCTGTTCGTCGTTGCCCTTACAGTGGGTGcttgtttctgctgctgcttctgctagCGTGGATGTACATTCAAGAATGCTCAAAGGCTCTCTGCAAAAACTGACAACACCGTTGGGAAGAGATGATCCTTCCATTACATTTAATTGATGATCTGTGGTGGTAAAAATGTCCTCCTGCAACCATTTGAAAATGTTGAGCGAAGTCACCTCGGTTTCCGGTGGACCGGGAACTATCGGGTCGAAAAGAGCGGCGGTATTGTTGGTGGCCGTTAACGGTAGATCCGAAACAAAATGGTTCGACGCATCATAGTCAAACGCACTCGAGAGCTGTTCTATCTCTTCATGTAGGGAAATGGGACTGTCGTTGGGCTTAACGAAACCCTGCCGGTTTACATCGATCGGAGAACAGACACCGGACATGACATGCTTTTCCACGGAGTTATGGTTGAGGTGATGGTTGGTATTAATCGGTGAACTGATCCATAGATGATCCGCAATCGAGTTTGTGAAGAATGCGTTGGAAAGGCGGGTTTCGTTCGTCCAGTCTGCATCCGACAGTATAGGTATAAGAAGCGCTGTATCGTccttgttgttgatgttgttgccaTTCAAAGGTTCTCCAGAAAGAGCATTGCTGATGCAGTTAGCACTTGTGCTACTATTACAACTAATATTTTTTAGGTGTCGTTGCGGGGGGTGCTCCTTTTTAAAGGATTCATCAGTTGCTGTTGATTCGGCTTCGGTCACTGTCACCGCTAATTTTGCAACTGTTCCAATACTGTTGCAACCGTGTCCTGTTGATGGGATACGGTCTCCACTGGACAACATTCCAGAGTTGCTTCTGGtgccgccactgctgctgatggtctTATTACATACGTTGTCGTGTACAGTTACGCTTGTTTcagcactgctgctgctgataccTTGTTTCTCAAATTTGTTTCGGCAGACTTCCGCTGTTTCTCGTGCTATTAGTGTAATTTGTTCACCTGTTATAGCGTTGCTGTCGTCGATCATTGCCATTGGCATCGATTTGGCTGCCAACAAATCGGCCGTCGCATCTTCCGTGAACATACTGTCGTATCTCCACCATTCGGTAGCTGAAGGCGATCCGGCATCCAACAGCTCGCCGGTGCTGATGGGCGTTATAGCGTGCGTGTTTACGGTGTTCATCCAGGAAGACGCTAGAGCCTCTGGTGGTTTCAACAAGCCGGAACTGGTTACAGCTTCTGGTAATTCCTCGTGGAACTGTTGCAGTAGCAAAACGTCGTGGGTAGCCGGTTGCTGGACTGGCGCCGCAGCTAAGGTACTTCGGGTGCTTTGTTTGCCTAGGCCTCCGCAAAAGGTGATGCATTTTTCCTGATGTGCCGTCAGCACCGGCGCAGCCCGCAAGCACCATTTCTCGCCATGAGCGGAACTCATTGACGAACTCAATTGTTTGTGCCATCGTGAAAGTGACTACGAAAAGTTGTATTAAAATAGATTTATCCGAAAACCCCAATGAAAAGAGAAgacaaataaatataaattgaCGATGTTAGCGAACTGTTTGTTTAGAGTTAAGTTAAGTTTGTTAAAGTTAAGTGCCAAATATTTTCCTTAAAACAATCATACTTACGATGAATTCACCGTTTACTTCTATTGAAATTTTAACGCTTTATGTAATGCCCGAATTGAGTTGAGAGTTGCCGGCCCTCAACCTTAAAGTAAAAAGGTGCATCAAAACATTAGTAATAACATAAGAAAGgaataaatgtttattataAATTGAAGCGAGCTATGATTATATCTGGAATAATGACATGTCTATCTAGATTAATCAGACCAAATGCATTCGTTTGCGCGTTTATCGCGACCAGCTCGGTGTTCAAGAGCAAACAGCGAATCGCGAATATGAATACGTGGCATCAGAATACTCACTATTTGAGCAATTTTATCaataacataaaaacacaacggGTTACAAAGCACTGCGAAATAAAATAGTTTGTCTAATCAAGTTGACCATATTTCGCTGGAATTGTTCTTCGTTTATTCACCAACGATCTTTAACGTTGGATATATTATCAATTGGTTGGTTGAGTTAAAAATGTCTATCGTTAGCTATCACTCTGTCTCGGGGGAAAATATATGCTACAGAAGCGTTATCTACAGACTACGCAGTAGATATTTACCGACTACGAcgaccaacgaaaaaaaacaaaaatcattacCGCGGCCAGAAAATTCATCAGGTAAGAATGAAGACTAGTATTATCAAAGATGTTTGTAAACTTTTCCGGTTCTGGAAGTAATATGTGTCAAATCGTTGACTAAATGATTAACCAACCGAACGTTCTAGAAGCAAGTCGAACATTCACGCACACGTGTGCTTACATAAAAGCTTACATCGAGATGATAAATCATGTTAAAATGGGGACATCGAAGCTAACAATTGTGTTGTTGGTTAAAAGAAAGTCTTACTACAATCCGCACTGTGACAcgaaaagatttttttccgACTAGCGACACTACTTACTCAAGATGCTCTAAAGCACTTCTTTTGCAGCGCTgttgtttccggtttcttgCACCTTTCCTTTAGATAACTGGGTAGCAATAATTTTCTCACAATATCCAGAAATTTCGAAACAGAAGAAATTCTGCGTGAATCCTTTTGAGGACACTTTCTCTCAGGGAAAAACACAGAAATAAAGACGATTCGCGCTCCAGCAGCGCACACGATCCGGTCACTCCGTTTTCACCCGAATGAATGAGGGCAGGGATGAGAACATCACATAGTGCGAACGTCTATCACTATGCGGACCGatgataaaaaaacatttttgttgTGCAATATTCCGCTTTTCCGATTGGTCGTTGACATCCGTCATAGGTGGTCGTGATTGGCTGACGTTGCTGAGCATTGGTGGATGCGGGTGAGAGGGTAAGCAACACTCTAGTAGTACCTTTGCTTCGCTTAAAAATCGTACTGCTTCTATAGGCGGTCAAAATAACTATTCTTTTCATAAAATTCGttatgatttaaaaaaaaaaatattactgGTCTACACGGAAGTTTTTGGTGTCGCTTGGTTTGGCGTAGAGGTTGTAATTGTCTCGTAAAATAAGACACACACCTAATATgacgtgttttgtttcgactTCACCTTCCTAGGTGACTTACTTAGTATTCCTCTCGCAATGAGTTAAAagtaaaaattgaaaacatgaATCTTTCAGCGTACACGATTTATTTGTACAAACGCTTTCGCGCAATAGATGCGATATTGAAGAACACACCCGATCAATATAAATAACATAACAACATAATAACACAATAACATAATAACATGCCCGCATAAGGTACAACAATCCAGCCAACTGTTTTAAAGAATAGAGTCAGAAAAATGTCCAGCGAAAACTTCCACAAACTCTCCATTGCGA
This window of the Anopheles cruzii chromosome X, idAnoCruzAS_RS32_06, whole genome shotgun sequence genome carries:
- the LOC128268287 gene encoding uncharacterized protein LOC128268287 produces the protein MSSAHGEKWCLRAAPVLTAHQEKCITFCGGLGKQSTRSTLAAAPVQQPATHDVLLLQQFHEELPEAVTSSGLLKPPEALASSWMNTVNTHAITPISTGELLDAGSPSATEWWRYDSMFTEDATADLLAAKSMPMAMIDDSNAITGEQITLIARETAEVCRNKFEKQGISSSSAETSVTVHDNVCNKTISSSGGTRSNSGMLSSGDRIPSTGHGCNSIGTVAKLAVTVTEAESTATDESFKKEHPPQRHLKNISCNSSTSANCISNALSGEPLNGNNINNKDDTALLIPILSDADWTNETRLSNAFFTNSIADHLWISSPINTNHHLNHNSVEKHVMSGVCSPIDVNRQGFVKPNDSPISLHEEIEQLSSAFDYDASNHFVSDLPLTATNNTAALFDPIVPGPPETEVTSLNIFKWLQEDIFTTTDHQLNVMEGSSLPNGVVSFCREPLSILECTSTLAEAAAETSTHCKGNDEQKLQDTAFEHSLDQAQHIIHISHFIDDGTQPLDVESPAVTNHSQCDHNYSTIKRCRETHSDESTIAGPSIAKMPRPQSATDSLILMPFDDCRSDNCSLTLHNKISTNKQMALSEKSEESITIATSINTTTPTMADAAMTTKTVIGTASILPSDRVKPGGKHSAALKGNVSAVVPKQPSINHNLSLQLCGVTGNPPVALNTPDLTNDILDLEDEKFDLLSFIDPSTNENLLQLNTCNLAAGERETIIEKKTNIRPLSVFQQLQLPASSGGRGTSDTLMPNKKQDATKPHIFQLLTIETLSQLTSSIVDDNSLPNPHDDTLNGSLSSASSTYGDSSSDVSFSTKPTKRRGRPPKTTGAVRDRTEYQHLSEADWRYREQRDKNNEASRKSRINRKDRENKLEQEADELNVQHQKLSYDERRLQKECKQWRKAVMKLALL